In Populus nigra chromosome 1, ddPopNigr1.1, whole genome shotgun sequence, one genomic interval encodes:
- the LOC133684791 gene encoding uncharacterized protein LOC133684791: MSTLFLLLLICLSLHACNARFLRLTDKETKKQVLNKVLVQDVDKLNINRTTLAPSEMMPPVSEEQGAQGQQVVGRDETITRKISLLSATTMKKKDEEAFMKQEEGTKGATSGNKVIVSSQADLQQSSKIIIEGLKGRGRSMLGSTANDTEEAVRSEENDIAEDVAVMDYAQPHRKPPIHNKKP, encoded by the exons ATGTCTACTCTCTTTCTTTTGCTTCTCATCTGTCTTTCTTTGCATGCATGCAATGCTCGCTTTCTTCGCCTTACTGATAAGGAAACCAAAAAACAAGTCCTGAACAAG GTTTTGGTGCAAGATGTCGATAAACTGAATATCAATAGAACTACTTTAGCTCCATCGGAGATGATGCCTCCAGTTTCAGAGGAGCAAGGAGCACAAGGACAACAAGTAGTTGGAAGAGATGAAACAATTACTCGTAAGATCAGTTTACTTAGTGCAACcactatgaaaaagaaagatgaagaagCTTTTATGAAGCAAGAAGAAGGCACAAAAGGAGCAACTTCAG GAAATAAAGTTATCGTATCTTCACAGGCTGATTTGCAACAGTcgtctaaaataataatagag GGATTGAAGGGGCGAGGACGATCTATGCTAGGATCAACAGCAAATGATACCGAGGAAGCTGTGCGATCTGAGGAAAATGACATTGCCGAGGATGTAGCTGTCATGGATTATGCACAACCCCATCGGAAACCACCCATCCACAATAAAAAACCCTAG
- the LOC133701698 gene encoding autophagy-related protein 8f-like, which yields MAKSYFKQEHGLEKRRAEAARIREKYPDRIPVIVEKAERSDIPNIDKKKYLVPADLTVGQFVYVIRKRIKLSAEKAIFIFVDNVLPPTGALMSAIYEDKKDEDGFLYVTYSGENTFGSQIPL from the exons ATGGCGAAGAGTTACTTCAAGCAAGAGCATGGTCTTG agAAGAGGAGGGCAGAGGCTGCTAGGATCAGGGAGAAGTACCCAGATAGGATTCCC gtAATCGTGGAGAAGGCAGAAAGAAGTGATATACCAAACATAGACAAGAAAAA GTACCTTGTTCCAGCTGACCTGACTGTAGGACAGTTTGTCTATGTTATCCGCAAAAGAATCAAGTTGAGTGCAGAAAAGGCAATCTTTATATTTGTGGATAATGTCCTCCCACCCACAG GTGCTCTCATGTCTGCAATATATGAGGATAAAAAGGATGAAGACGGGTTTCTCTATGTGACCTACAGCGGAGAGAACACTTTTGGGTCTCAGATTCCACTGTAG
- the LOC133679509 gene encoding L-lactate dehydrogenase B-like, translating to MQKSASASSLGPGGLDLSQIFFKPIQNTSPPSPTKRHTKISVIGTGNVGMAIAQTILTQDLADELALVDAIPDKLRGEMLDLQHAAAFLPRTKILASTDYSVTVGSDLCIVTAGARQIAGESRLNLLQRNVAMFQGIIPPLAQYSPDTILMIVSNPVDVLTYVAWKLSGFPSNRVIGSGTNLDSSRFRFLIADHLDVNAQDVQAYIVGEHGDSSVALWSSISVGGVPVLSFLEKQQIPYEKDALEKIHKAVVESAYEVISLKGYTSWAIGYSAANLARSILRDQRKIHPVSILANGFYGIGDGDVFLSLPAQLGRGGVLGVTNVHLTDEEAQRLRNSAKTISEVQSQLGL from the exons ATGCAAAAGAGCGCTTCAGCTTCTTCATTAGGCCCAGGAGGCCTAGACCTGTCTCAGATCTTCTTCAAACCAATTCAAAACACATCTCCGCCATCACCCACCAAACGCCACACCAAAATTTCTGTTATTGGTACCGGCAATGTTGGCATGGCAATAGCCCAAACAATTTTGACGCAAGACTTAGCTGACGAGCTTGCCCTTGTTGATGCCATACCTGACAAGCTCCGCGGAGAAATGCTTGATCTCCAACATGCTGCAGCTTTTTTACCCCGCACCAAAATTCTTGCATCCACTGATTACTCTGTCACTGTTGGATCTGATCTTTGTATTGTTACTGCTGGGGCTCGACAGATTGCCGGGGAGTCGAGGTTGAATTTGTTGCAGAGGAATGTTGCAATGTTTCAGGGGATTATACCTCCACTTGCTCAGTATTCTCCTGACACGATCTTGATGATTGTGTCGAATCCTGTTGATGTGTTGACTTATGTGGCCTGGAAGTTGTCGGGGTTTCCTTCGAATCGGGTTATTGGATCTGGTACCAATTTGGATAGCTCCAGGTTTCGGTTCTTGATTGCTGATCATCTTGATGTCAACGCCCAGGATGTACAG GCCTACATTGTTGGTGAGCACGGGGATAGTTCTGTGGCATTATGGTCTAGCATAAGTGTAGGAGGAGTGCCCGTATTGAGCTTCTTAGAGAAGCAGCAAATACCCTATGAGAAGGATGCACTGGAGAAAATCCACAAAGCAGTTGTAGAGAGTGCATATGAAGTGATTAGTCTCAAGGGCTACACATCTTGGGCAATTGGGTACTCAGCTGCTAACTTGGCTCGGTCCATTCTCAGAGACCAGAGGAAAATCCACCCTGTTTCCATTCTTGCAAATGGGTTTTATGGCATTGGCGATGGGGACGTGTTCTTGAGCTTGCCTGCACAGCTAGGTAGAGGAGGGGTTTTGGGGGTGACCAATGTGCATTTGACGGATGAGGAGGCACAAAGGCTCAGGAACTCTGCTAAGACCATCTCGGAGGTGCAAAGCCAGTTGGGACTTTGA